A single genomic interval of Chitinophaga sp. 180180018-3 harbors:
- a CDS encoding SusC/RagA family TonB-linked outer membrane protein, producing MRKKIKPTTLMIKHIVIYILVNLHAFTQIKAEVTRQAPRITIAGNNMPIEVIFNKIKEQTGFTVINNLSETQLDKEKKITINFHNAEISEVMKVLLGEQKNLTFTLIDSQIIIHKNKHLPSEFATPSDTIPNAEKLYGKITDIDGMPIPGASIKLKNTKSGAISNVDGRFALSGFTSGSMISVTCIGYESKEVTVKEKNIFIQLKNHTNLLDERVIIAYGSTTKRFNTGNINGLKASDIEKQPVSNPLAALQGRLPGVYISPASGLAGSGMTIRIQGINSFYNGSDPYFVIDGVPYVSQLLPTKNTITGTSGVSGVSGNPLNYINPADIESIEVLKDADATAIYGSRAANGAVLITTKKGKPGPLAIFAQFEQGWSKVPRKMSVLNNKQYLEMRKEALRNDGKTPGSFDWDLNGTWDTTRNIDWQKELIGGTAGYTNAQVNISGGSPLIQFQAGGGYRKETNVFPGSYSDTKGSAHISVNSNSGDNKLKAQVTGSFTFDNNGLPQVDFTSAALTLSPVAPPLYTSNGLVNWAPNPTRSSTFFSNPVGKLGVKTVNKTSNLLSNMMLSYEFLPGLLVKTSLGYNSLYTTETALNPTSAMPPEYARYFSNSSNFIFNRINSWIVEPQMEYNHHILDGSLKALIGYTISQQNSDQQNIFAVGFPNELVMQNLGAATKLTGSNLNSIYKYNAIYARITYNWLNKYIINLTSRRDGSSRFGSQNSFHNFGAIGLAWIFTEEPFIHSLIPILSYGKLRGSYGTTGNDQIGDYNYMDTYVPVIVQGPPYQNSLGLTPNQLTNPYLQWESTKKLQFGIELGFLKDAILFTVNYNQNRSSNQLMGFNLPSITGFGNITRNIPATIQNSGWEFTITSNNIKSKAFSWSTNLNLTIPKSVVASYNGDDKNRTFFVGKPLLSSLYLDFAGVDEKTGLYQFRDAKGNLTSNPSIPDDYIILRNTDTKFYGGLQNTFTYRNFSLDIFLQFTKKPGRDFYSYGFNPTNPGLFNAGLSNQPTYILDRWQHPGDKAATQEYTSNYVNMLNLSNSTAVLTDASFIKLKNISLSWRLPDSWNKRIHTQEIRIFSNAQNILTLTKYKGLDPEIQSMSLPPLRTIVFGCRVTL from the coding sequence ATGAGAAAAAAAATAAAACCTACGACACTTATGATAAAACATATAGTAATATATATTCTAGTCAATTTACACGCATTTACACAAATCAAAGCCGAAGTAACACGACAGGCACCCAGGATTACCATTGCAGGCAATAACATGCCAATAGAAGTTATATTCAATAAAATCAAGGAGCAAACGGGATTTACTGTCATTAATAATTTATCAGAGACACAACTAGATAAAGAAAAAAAAATAACTATCAACTTCCATAATGCAGAAATATCAGAAGTCATGAAGGTACTTCTCGGCGAACAAAAAAATCTAACCTTCACATTAATAGATTCGCAAATCATTATTCATAAAAACAAACATCTCCCATCGGAATTTGCTACACCTTCAGATACAATTCCCAACGCGGAAAAACTCTATGGAAAGATAACTGACATTGATGGTATGCCCATCCCTGGCGCTTCTATTAAATTAAAAAACACCAAGTCAGGCGCTATATCAAATGTTGATGGAAGATTTGCATTATCTGGTTTTACCAGTGGATCGATGATATCCGTTACTTGCATTGGATATGAATCCAAAGAAGTAACGGTCAAAGAGAAGAATATTTTCATTCAACTGAAAAATCACACCAATCTTCTAGATGAACGGGTAATTATTGCATACGGCAGTACTACCAAGCGATTCAATACCGGAAATATCAACGGGTTAAAAGCTTCTGATATTGAAAAACAACCAGTAAGCAATCCCCTGGCTGCTTTACAAGGACGCCTCCCAGGTGTATATATTAGTCCGGCAAGTGGGTTGGCGGGATCTGGCATGACTATACGAATACAGGGTATAAATAGTTTTTATAATGGTAGTGACCCTTACTTCGTGATTGACGGAGTTCCGTATGTTTCCCAGCTTCTTCCCACAAAGAATACAATAACCGGAACATCTGGAGTTTCGGGAGTCTCCGGTAATCCTCTCAATTATATAAATCCCGCTGATATCGAAAGTATAGAAGTGCTGAAAGATGCAGATGCAACAGCAATTTATGGCTCCCGGGCTGCAAATGGGGCTGTACTTATTACAACCAAAAAAGGGAAACCTGGTCCCCTTGCAATATTCGCTCAGTTTGAGCAAGGATGGTCAAAAGTACCTCGCAAAATGAGCGTTCTTAACAACAAACAATACCTAGAAATGCGTAAAGAGGCACTTAGAAATGACGGCAAAACTCCGGGGTCTTTTGATTGGGACTTAAATGGCACCTGGGATACTACACGTAATATTGATTGGCAAAAAGAGCTAATCGGAGGAACTGCAGGATATACAAATGCCCAGGTAAATATCTCTGGAGGAAGTCCGTTAATTCAATTTCAGGCAGGTGGAGGATATCGTAAAGAAACGAATGTATTTCCGGGCTCTTATTCTGATACCAAAGGCAGCGCTCATATTTCAGTTAACAGCAACTCGGGAGACAATAAGCTAAAAGCCCAGGTTACCGGGTCATTTACATTTGATAACAATGGGCTTCCACAAGTTGATTTTACCAGCGCGGCACTCACATTATCACCGGTAGCCCCCCCCCTCTATACATCCAATGGGCTAGTCAACTGGGCACCCAATCCGACCAGATCAAGTACTTTCTTTTCAAATCCAGTTGGCAAGCTTGGAGTAAAAACCGTAAATAAAACAAGTAATCTACTAAGTAATATGATGCTTAGCTATGAATTTCTTCCCGGACTGCTCGTTAAAACCAGTCTTGGCTATAATAGCTTGTACACAACTGAAACCGCCTTAAATCCCACAAGTGCAATGCCTCCTGAGTACGCCAGGTATTTCTCTAATAGCAGCAATTTTATATTTAATCGTATCAATTCATGGATAGTCGAGCCCCAAATGGAATACAATCATCATATTCTTGATGGTAGTCTTAAGGCATTAATCGGTTATACTATCTCGCAACAAAATAGTGATCAGCAGAATATTTTCGCCGTCGGCTTCCCCAATGAGCTGGTTATGCAAAATCTTGGCGCAGCTACCAAACTAACGGGATCAAACCTTAACTCCATATACAAATACAATGCTATATATGCCCGAATTACCTACAATTGGTTAAACAAATACATTATAAATTTAACTTCCCGAAGAGATGGCAGTTCTCGTTTCGGATCTCAAAATAGTTTCCACAATTTTGGAGCTATCGGACTTGCATGGATTTTTACTGAAGAACCATTTATTCATTCCCTTATTCCTATTCTTAGCTATGGTAAACTAAGAGGAAGTTATGGTACTACAGGAAATGACCAAATAGGAGATTATAACTACATGGATACTTATGTTCCTGTTATTGTACAGGGTCCTCCCTATCAAAATTCCTTAGGTTTAACTCCCAACCAACTAACCAATCCATATCTTCAATGGGAGTCTACAAAAAAACTCCAATTTGGAATAGAGTTAGGATTTTTAAAAGATGCTATCCTGTTTACAGTAAACTACAATCAAAATAGATCCTCTAATCAATTAATGGGTTTCAACCTACCTTCAATCACCGGTTTCGGCAATATTACGAGGAATATTCCCGCTACAATCCAAAATAGCGGATGGGAGTTTACTATTACTTCCAATAATATCAAATCTAAAGCATTCTCCTGGTCAACTAATCTGAACTTAACCATTCCTAAAAGTGTCGTAGCTTCTTACAATGGAGATGACAAAAACAGAACTTTTTTTGTTGGAAAGCCATTATTGTCCAGCCTTTATCTTGACTTTGCCGGTGTGGACGAAAAAACCGGGCTATATCAATTCAGAGATGCCAAGGGTAACCTAACCAGCAATCCTTCTATTCCTGATGATTATATCATACTAAGAAACACTGACACGAAGTTCTATGGAGGGCTTCAAAACACATTCACTTATAGGAATTTTTCACTGGATATATTCCTGCAATTCACCAAGAAACCTGGCAGAGATTTCTATAGTTATGGATTCAATCCAACAAATCCAGGATTATTCAATGCCGGACTAAGTAACCAGCCAACTTACATTTTAGATAGATGGCAGCATCCTGGGGATAAAGCCGCTACTCAAGAATATACCAGCAACTACGTAAATATGTTAAACCTGTCAAACAGCACTGCTGTTCTAACCGATGCGTCTTTTATAAAACTAAAAAATATCTCTCTTTCATGGAGGTTACCTGATTCTTGGAATAAAAGAATCCACACACAAGAAATAAGAATCTTCTCCAATGCACAAAATATATTAACACTAACGAAATATAAAGGATTAGATCCCGAAATCCAATCCATGTCGCTTCCACCACTTCGAACAATTGTATTCGGATGTCGTGTGACTTTATAA
- a CDS encoding sugar-binding domain-containing protein, protein MKGKYDLTIMKKKSLLLVSSLMTLACYSQTTATMHNSNILNIPLQSRWVKEVNQDHPLNSYPRPQLQRSNWQNLNGLWEYAITDSIVNYPENYNGKISVPFPIESALSGVQKTLKPENRLWYKTNFLKPSLTVGERIVLNFGAVDWQATVFINGKQVGVHSGGYQSFSFDITDYLKNGDNELLVKVYDPTDQGINPHGKQTLSPANIYYTPSSGIWQTVWLEKVPENHVNLLKVVPDIDKGTLNVNLNSVGKGEAIIVEVEALENGKKVSTASSTLYHNKSESISLQLKIPNARLWSPDDPFLYDLNVKLIKSGHIVDNVKSYFGMRKIDIQKDRNGFDRIFLNNKYTYNLGTLDQGFWPEGLYTAPTDEALAFDIKTIKSLGFNTIRKHIKIEPDRWYYYADKIGVLVWQDFVNPPHNLPDGSKVIFEKEVKETMNQLYNHPSIVTWVLFNERWGAYDQERLTKWVKSQDPSRLVNGHSGELLYVNDQLRFPSDHPWISSDMTDVHSYPDPRDVPTLPGKVKVIGEYGGIGVPVPGHEWDDVQGWGYVQGTASELKNKYTQMVGELKNLETKGLSASIYTQPFDVEGEENGLLTYDREIIKIPVNEIRAINQQLVPYTPGFSLDPRFNIATNIDINDNDGRYQEFLGEYRNGKRDSAFLRRLVLISLRKKNQEMLTQAGNDYISMLKAPFSKNNLEFISGITMTSKDKGFEMFLKNPDKVDVALYTNAARRKVWTIIDKEEVAPFTKGTPDWNTIQQRVINKFGNIGEELVLGRRMFYYGNVTKDWDNYGKYYKQYFEKAMTHSEYHINNATWPLFENVTDTNILKFAAQVMKYDLDHFDQENTEAYDTYANLLYKLNQTSEAIKWEEKALERKKGAPDEKIYADVLQKMKSGQPTWPTKN, encoded by the coding sequence ATGAAGGGAAAATACGATTTAACCATTATGAAAAAAAAATCACTATTACTAGTATCCAGCTTAATGACGTTAGCCTGTTATAGCCAGACAACTGCAACAATGCACAACAGCAATATTCTCAACATTCCATTACAATCCAGGTGGGTCAAAGAGGTCAATCAGGATCATCCACTTAACAGTTACCCACGGCCTCAATTGCAACGTTCCAACTGGCAGAATCTGAATGGTCTTTGGGAATATGCAATCACAGACTCTATCGTTAACTATCCTGAAAACTACAACGGAAAAATCTCAGTTCCATTTCCGATTGAATCAGCGCTCTCGGGCGTACAAAAAACTCTGAAACCAGAAAATCGTCTATGGTATAAAACAAACTTTCTAAAACCCTCTTTAACTGTAGGTGAAAGAATTGTGCTGAATTTCGGTGCCGTAGATTGGCAGGCCACTGTTTTTATTAATGGCAAACAGGTAGGCGTACATTCCGGAGGGTATCAAAGTTTTTCATTTGACATTACCGATTATCTAAAAAACGGTGATAACGAACTTCTCGTAAAAGTATATGATCCAACTGATCAAGGCATTAATCCCCATGGCAAGCAAACACTCAGTCCTGCTAATATTTACTACACTCCGTCCAGTGGAATATGGCAAACTGTATGGCTAGAAAAAGTTCCTGAAAATCATGTCAATCTCTTGAAAGTAGTACCGGATATCGACAAAGGCACTCTTAACGTCAATCTCAATTCAGTTGGGAAAGGAGAAGCTATCATAGTTGAAGTGGAAGCACTGGAAAATGGTAAAAAAGTAAGCACTGCAAGCTCAACTCTCTATCATAATAAAAGTGAATCAATAAGTTTGCAATTAAAAATACCAAATGCCCGATTATGGTCTCCAGATGATCCATTTCTTTATGATCTGAATGTTAAGCTTATAAAAAGTGGTCATATAGTGGATAATGTAAAGAGTTATTTTGGGATGCGGAAAATAGATATACAAAAGGATAGAAATGGGTTTGACAGGATATTTCTGAACAATAAGTACACTTATAACCTTGGTACACTAGATCAGGGTTTTTGGCCAGAAGGTTTATATACCGCTCCTACCGATGAGGCACTGGCATTTGACATCAAAACTATTAAATCCCTCGGATTCAATACAATCAGAAAACATATAAAAATTGAACCAGATCGATGGTATTACTATGCAGATAAAATCGGAGTATTGGTATGGCAGGATTTTGTTAATCCACCTCATAATCTGCCTGATGGCTCTAAAGTCATATTTGAGAAAGAAGTGAAGGAAACAATGAACCAGCTATATAATCACCCGAGTATAGTAACCTGGGTACTATTTAATGAACGTTGGGGTGCTTATGATCAAGAGCGGTTAACCAAATGGGTAAAATCTCAGGATCCATCCAGACTAGTTAATGGCCATTCGGGAGAACTCTTGTACGTAAATGACCAATTAAGGTTCCCTTCAGATCACCCCTGGATTAGCAGTGATATGACAGATGTACACTCCTACCCAGATCCCCGTGATGTACCAACCCTGCCGGGAAAGGTCAAAGTCATTGGCGAATACGGAGGCATTGGCGTTCCCGTTCCAGGACACGAATGGGATGATGTGCAAGGATGGGGCTACGTGCAGGGAACTGCCAGCGAATTGAAAAATAAGTATACCCAAATGGTAGGAGAGCTCAAGAACCTCGAAACGAAAGGATTAAGTGCCTCTATCTATACCCAGCCATTTGATGTAGAAGGAGAAGAAAATGGACTACTTACTTATGACAGAGAAATCATAAAAATTCCGGTCAATGAAATACGAGCTATTAACCAACAATTGGTGCCCTATACTCCTGGCTTCTCCCTGGATCCAAGATTTAATATTGCTACAAATATCGATATAAATGATAACGATGGAAGATACCAGGAATTTCTTGGAGAATATCGGAATGGGAAGCGAGACTCTGCGTTCCTGAGACGACTAGTTTTAATCAGTTTACGCAAAAAAAATCAGGAGATGTTAACCCAAGCAGGTAACGACTATATCAGCATGCTAAAAGCTCCATTTTCAAAAAACAATCTTGAATTCATAAGTGGTATTACCATGACAAGTAAGGATAAAGGATTCGAAATGTTTCTGAAGAACCCCGATAAAGTTGATGTAGCGCTTTACACAAACGCAGCTCGAAGGAAGGTATGGACCATCATTGACAAAGAAGAAGTAGCTCCTTTTACTAAAGGCACGCCTGATTGGAACACCATTCAGCAAAGGGTTATTAATAAATTTGGAAATATAGGGGAAGAACTGGTGCTCGGAAGACGCATGTTTTACTATGGCAATGTGACTAAGGATTGGGATAACTATGGAAAATACTATAAACAATACTTTGAAAAGGCCATGACACATTCTGAATATCATATCAATAACGCAACCTGGCCCCTTTTCGAAAACGTCACAGATACCAATATCCTTAAATTCGCTGCCCAGGTCATGAAATACGATCTTGACCACTTCGATCAGGAGAACACAGAAGCATACGACACATACGCCAATCTTCTCTACAAGCTCAACCAAACCAGTGAAGCCATAAAATGGGAAGAAAAGGCCCTGGAACGCAAAAAAGGCGCACCAGATGAAAAAATATACGCCGACGTCCTCCAAAAAATGAAATCCGGCCAGCCAACCTGGCCCACCAAAAACTAA
- a CDS encoding RagB/SusD family nutrient uptake outer membrane protein — translation MNFQAIIKKRARLSIFLMLITFAFTDINCKKAIDVNTPTTSIDSKNVYTNNKTAAAVLTGIYAGISTNTPLSQDLVSIGLRTGLSSDELVLYSGSDDQSLRTYYQNNLSPSEMVSLWQILYNKLYVINAAIEGLNNSTGLDPSLKKQLQGEAKFMRAFVLFYLTNLYGDIPLVTSIDYTVNYVLSRSSQQQVFVQIISDLKESQNLLSSDYLDGTILSNTKERVRPTKWAAIALLARCYLYTHDWENAESQANFVINNTALYNLESLDRTFLMNNREAIWQLQPVNQGANTEDAKTYIIPPEGLGFLNPVYLSDHLLNSFELGDQRKSKWIDTITSGGTLYYFVYKYKSAVFNAPVTEYHTIFRLAEQYLIRAEARAQQNNINGALEDVNTIRKRAQLNPLNISNKDDLLTAIYHERQVELFTEWGHRWFDLKRTQTVNGIMSKVTPEKGGTWSPNWQFYPIPANDIKIDGNLIQNPGY, via the coding sequence ATGAATTTCCAAGCTATCATAAAAAAAAGGGCTCGCCTTAGTATATTTTTAATGCTAATTACATTTGCTTTTACTGATATAAACTGCAAAAAAGCAATTGATGTAAATACTCCAACCACCAGCATTGACAGTAAAAATGTTTATACCAACAATAAAACAGCAGCAGCAGTTCTTACAGGTATTTATGCAGGAATTAGCACCAATACACCCCTCTCTCAGGATTTGGTTTCCATCGGTCTTAGAACAGGTCTTTCCAGCGATGAATTGGTCCTTTATAGCGGATCAGATGATCAATCATTAAGAACGTACTATCAAAATAATTTAAGCCCATCGGAGATGGTATCTCTTTGGCAAATATTGTATAACAAACTATATGTAATCAATGCTGCAATAGAGGGTCTAAATAATTCAACAGGTCTCGATCCATCGTTAAAAAAGCAATTGCAAGGGGAAGCCAAATTTATGAGAGCATTCGTTTTGTTTTACCTGACTAATTTATATGGGGATATTCCTCTTGTAACCAGTATTGACTATACGGTCAACTATGTTCTGTCAAGAAGCTCCCAACAACAAGTATTTGTACAAATCATATCCGATCTCAAAGAATCTCAAAATCTATTATCATCCGATTACTTAGATGGAACAATACTATCCAATACTAAAGAAAGGGTAAGACCGACCAAATGGGCTGCCATCGCTTTACTAGCCAGATGCTATCTATATACGCATGATTGGGAAAATGCAGAATCTCAGGCCAATTTTGTCATAAACAATACCGCACTTTATAATTTAGAGTCCCTGGATAGAACCTTCTTGATGAATAATAGAGAAGCAATCTGGCAGCTACAACCAGTTAACCAAGGGGCGAATACTGAAGATGCAAAAACATACATTATCCCACCAGAAGGCCTGGGCTTCCTAAATCCTGTATACTTAAGTGACCACCTGCTCAATAGTTTTGAGCTTGGGGATCAACGAAAATCAAAATGGATTGATACAATTACATCCGGAGGAACGCTTTACTATTTTGTATATAAGTATAAATCTGCAGTATTCAATGCCCCCGTTACAGAATATCACACAATATTCCGATTAGCGGAACAATATCTGATTCGGGCAGAAGCGAGAGCGCAACAAAACAATATCAACGGTGCATTGGAGGATGTAAATACCATTCGAAAAAGGGCGCAGCTAAATCCACTAAATATCAGTAACAAGGATGATCTGTTAACGGCCATTTACCACGAACGACAAGTTGAGTTATTTACTGAATGGGGGCATCGGTGGTTCGATCTGAAAAGAACTCAAACAGTCAATGGAATCATGTCGAAAGTCACTCCTGAAAAGGGAGGAACATGGAGTCCTAACTGGCAGTTTTATCCAATACCGGCTAATGACATCAAAATTGATGGTAACCTAATTCAAAATCCGGGATATTAA
- a CDS encoding NAD(P)-dependent oxidoreductase, with amino-acid sequence MAFQQRTIFITGASRGIGKAIALHLAGKGANIIIAAKSVEEDPRLGGTIYSAAREVEAAGGKAFPVQVDIRDEEQIARAVGEGAEKFGGIDVVINNASAIQLTNTEQTPAKRFDLMHDINVRGTFLVTQHCIPWLKKGHNPHILTLSPPINLDAKWLGPHVAYTISKYNMSMLAIGWAAELAPYQIASNALWPATTIATAAVKNLLGGDALINRSRTPEILADAVEYILQQPAAYSGQTLIDETVLQAAGITNFDKYAVVPGGKLQKDLFL; translated from the coding sequence ATGGCATTCCAGCAACGCACCATCTTTATCACCGGCGCCAGCCGCGGCATCGGTAAAGCCATTGCTCTCCACCTGGCCGGCAAAGGCGCTAATATCATCATCGCCGCTAAAAGTGTTGAAGAAGATCCCCGCCTCGGCGGCACCATTTATTCCGCCGCCCGGGAAGTAGAAGCTGCCGGCGGTAAAGCCTTCCCCGTTCAGGTAGATATACGCGATGAAGAACAGATAGCCCGCGCCGTAGGAGAAGGAGCGGAAAAATTCGGCGGTATCGATGTGGTGATCAACAACGCCTCTGCCATCCAGCTCACCAACACCGAACAAACACCCGCCAAACGGTTCGATCTGATGCACGATATCAACGTACGTGGTACCTTCCTCGTTACCCAACACTGCATCCCCTGGCTGAAGAAAGGCCATAATCCACATATCCTCACCCTCTCCCCTCCCATCAATCTCGATGCTAAATGGCTCGGCCCCCACGTGGCCTACACCATCAGCAAATACAATATGAGCATGCTGGCTATCGGCTGGGCGGCCGAACTGGCCCCCTACCAGATCGCCTCCAACGCTCTCTGGCCTGCTACTACCATCGCCACTGCAGCTGTGAAAAACCTGCTGGGCGGAGATGCACTCATTAACCGGAGCCGCACTCCCGAAATCCTCGCTGATGCAGTGGAATATATCCTTCAGCAACCCGCTGCCTATTCAGGTCAGACCCTGATAGATGAAACGGTATTGCAGGCTGCCGGGATTACCAATTTCGATAAATACGCGGTGGTTCCGGGAGGCAAACTTCAAAAAGATCTATTTCTGTGA